One window of Anaeromyxobacter diazotrophicus genomic DNA carries:
- a CDS encoding response regulator: MSRVLLVDDDPTILRLLAKIVSSRGWEALLARSGPEALSRMDRADVVVTDFSMPGMDGLELLGAIRERDDALPVILVTGHCSERLFELATNAGAYRCLAKPFELAQLTDAIACAFAAARSGRRSWPAREVPGEPPRGRAAGTR, translated from the coding sequence ATGTCCCGCGTACTGCTCGTGGATGACGACCCGACGATCCTGCGCCTGCTCGCGAAGATAGTCTCCAGCCGCGGGTGGGAGGCGCTCCTCGCACGCTCCGGCCCGGAAGCGCTGTCGCGGATGGACCGCGCCGACGTGGTCGTGACCGACTTCTCCATGCCTGGCATGGATGGCCTCGAGCTGCTGGGCGCGATCCGTGAGCGCGACGACGCGCTGCCGGTCATCCTGGTGACGGGGCACTGCTCGGAGCGCCTCTTCGAGCTCGCCACGAACGCAGGCGCCTACCGGTGCCTCGCGAAGCCCTTCGAGCTGGCGCAGCTGACCGACGCGATCGCCTGCGCGTTCGCCGCAGCGCGGAGCGGGCGTCGCAGCTGGCCTGCGCGCGAGGTCCCAGGCGAGCCGCCGCGCGGACGCGCGGCGGGTACCCGCTGA